One window of the Triticum dicoccoides isolate Atlit2015 ecotype Zavitan chromosome 3B, WEW_v2.0, whole genome shotgun sequence genome contains the following:
- the LOC119277597 gene encoding uncharacterized protein LOC119277597 encodes MSSTAETEHSVNMVEPGGLRIIGDDDMTEEEMRVYDEEQRKIDVYEKEKKEMEERPTRRQMQKRSRMWDHFSEVLVGRVLKFGKCKYCNRDIKAVPEINELIEEFGSTNNSNRKQVVASLFASHLGLSHLAHLHPLLKH; translated from the exons ATGTCGTCCACAGCAGAAACTGAGCATTCAGTCAAC ATGGTTGAACCTGGTGGACTGcgtatcattggtgatgatgacatGACTGAAGAGGAGATGCGAGTTTATGATGAAGAACAAAGAAAGATTGATGTGtatgaaaaggaaaagaaggagatGGAGGAACGACCTACAAGAAGACAGATGCAGAAAAGATCACGGATGTGGGATCACTTTTCAGAGGTACTAGTTGGTCGTGTCCTCAAGTTTGGAAAGTGCAAGTATTGCAATCGTGATATCAAGGCCGTCCCAGAGATTAACG AACTAATTGAAGAGTTTGGTAGTACAAATAATTCAAATCGGAAGCAAGTAGTAGCAAGTCTGTTTGCAAGCCATCTCGGGCTGAGCCATCTTGCCCACCTCCATCCTCTACTTAAACATTG A